One genomic window of Notamacropus eugenii isolate mMacEug1 chromosome 6, mMacEug1.pri_v2, whole genome shotgun sequence includes the following:
- the RPL27A gene encoding large ribosomal subunit protein uL15, giving the protein MPSRLRKTRKLRGHVSHGHGRIGKHRKHPGGRGNAGGLHHHRINFDKYHPGYFGKVGMRHYHLKKNQSYCPTVNLDKLWTLVSEQTRINAAKNKEGLAPIIDVVRSGYYKVLGKGKLPKQPVIVKAKFFSRRAEEKIKGVGGACVLVA; this is encoded by the exons ATG CCTTCCCGACTGAGGAAGACGCGGAAGCTCCGCGGGCACGTCAGCCACGGCCACGGGCGCATCG GCAAGCACCGGAAGCACCCTGGAGGCCGCGGTAATGCTGGAGGGCTGCACCATCACCGGATCAACTTCGACAAATA TCATCCAGGTTACTTTGGGAAAGTTGGTATGAGGCATTACCACCTGAAGAAGAACCAAAGCTACTGCCCAACTGTCAACCTTGATAAGCTGTGGACACTGGTCAGTGAGCAGACCAGGATTAATGCTGCCAAAAACAAGGAGGGGCTTGCCCCTATTATTGATGTTGTACGGTCG GGGTACTACAAAGTCCTAGGAAAAGGGAAACTCCCCAAACAGCCAGTCATCGTGAAGGCAAAATTCTTCAGCAGAAGAGCAGAGGAAAAAATCAAGGGGGTTGGTGGAGCCTGCGTCCTTGTGGCATAA